A genomic stretch from Engraulis encrasicolus isolate BLACKSEA-1 chromosome 12, IST_EnEncr_1.0, whole genome shotgun sequence includes:
- the LOC134460304 gene encoding uncharacterized protein LOC134460304, with protein sequence MDQVQYNLFRKSKRVSLREEDMTVLKLSRIFQVSVDSLYLTDDANVAIFASDSSGMFSSLDLCPRGHYEVHGEDDVAAPGSSTGQRFAFSRPPTSSTVTSGSLLGAAALPRASNKTFQRSVYLAEALSGKLSVSRMVMVRFSEAEASLQGIAAKVKEAIGSPENLILTDSQGNAIVESEGTTGSPYWRQNARKVLAVPEKDFTDLQGTKRRRMSRKNEEVGGIAEVTEKIEELVLASQSLPDVTSAIRELTDLAAVKRLTLTQSQLPAIKHGFSCAFCLKLMTEPIFTQCCQTLIGCKTCVEEWHRNSDTCAKCRGSVEGDSMFEVKGLSEALSVLRSLFEEE encoded by the exons ATGGATCAAGTTCAGTACAATTTATTCAGGAAGAGTAAGCGGGTAAGCTTGCGTGAAGAGGACATGACGGTCCTCAAGTTGAGCAGGATCTTCCAG GTCTCCGTTGACAGTCTGTACCTTACAGACGACGCTAATGTGGCGATATTTGCCAGCGATTCGTCAGGAATGTTCAGCTCACTGGACCTGTGTCCAAGGGGGCATTATGAAGTTCACGGGGAGGACGATGTCGCCGCCCCAGGATCAAGTACGGGGCAACGCTTTGCCTTCTCAAGGCCTCCGACTAGTAGTACAGTGACCAGTGGCTCACTGCTGGGTGCCGCTGCTCTCCCCAGAGCCTCAAACAAAACGTTTCAAAG ATCCGTGTACCTTGCTGAGGCACTTAGCGGCAAGCTCAGTGTGAGCAGGATGGTCATGGTGAGATTTTCGGAAGCTGAGGCCTCTCTTCAGGGGATCGCTGCCAAAGTGAAGGAAGCCATTGGGAGTCCGGAGAATTTGATTTTGACGGATTCTCAGGGGAATGCTATTGTGGAATCGGAGGGAACAACAG GGTCACCTTATTGGAGACAAAATGCCAGAAAAGTTCTTGCTGTCCCAGAAAAAGACTTCACAGACCTGCAGGGCaccaagaggaggagaatgag CCGGAAAAACGAAGAGGTTGGAGGCATTGCCGAGGTCACAGAAAAAATTGAAGAGCTGGTTCTTGCATCTCAGAGTCTCCCGGATGTTACATCTGCAATCAGGGAGCTCACCGATCTGGCTGCAGTTAAAAGACTGACCCTGACTCAATCACAGCTACCGGCCATTAAGCATGGGTTCTCTTGTGCTTTTTGCTTGA AGTTGATGACAGAGCCAATCTTCACGCAGTGTTGCCAAACCCTCATTGGCTGCAAAACTTGTGTGGAGGAGTGGCATAGGAACTCCGACACCTGTGCAAAATGTAGGGGAAGTGTTGAAGGAGACAGCATGTTTGAAGTTAAGGGCCTATCAGAGGCACTGTCTGTCCTGAGGTCTCTTTTTGAAGAGGAGTAA
- the LOC134460306 gene encoding uncharacterized protein LOC134460306 — MSLEPYSEIILELAKQGLSSSEISARISVESGGGRGFSARNVRKYCADNCVNLRGLPEEHLELEVAKAIAETGPTFGRRMMKGYLAVKGVHAAETRIGSVLRTIHRPYNEARRQGARNLNPIPYQADYMGQKIHLDQNEKLQMFGVTHVVAIDGYSKKIVGHSTMAIKNNLTIYEDVFRPAILANGMWDQVRVDHGKEFYLTLFIQELLSPHRYTQERRPYLQTPSTRNHTVERIWPEINSRVNYPLKKALLQLVDQELLDMDDSLVKYCVSCLTGQLCQIGVTRVVESWNAHRIPGKGTPNDLAGSGCPKKIPPELLPHSAEATELYRQQLGSTLTPQSTFGVDPFLKEQTT, encoded by the exons ATGTCTTTGGAGCCCTACTCAGAAATTATTCTAGAATTGGCTAAACAAGGCCTGTCATCGTCAGAAATCTCTGCGCGCATTTCAGTGGAAAGTGGGGGCGGAAGAGGATTTTCAGCCCGGAATGTGCGAAAGTACTGTGCTGACAACTGCGTAAACTTGAGGGGGTTGCCCGAGGAACATCTGGAGTTGGAGGTGGCAAAAGCCATAGCCGAG ACGGGACCAACATTTGGCAGAAGGATGATGAAGGGGTACCTCGCCGTGAAAGGGGTACATGCTGCAGAGACTCGTATAGGATCAGTGCTTAGAACTATACACCGACCTTACAATGAAGCAAGACGCCAG GGTGCTCGCAACCTCAACCCCATACCATACCAAGCAGACTACATGGGACAGAAGATTCATCTGGACCAGAATGAAAAGTTGCAAATGTTTGGGGTTACACATGTTGTAGCCATTGACGGCTATAGCAAAAAGATTGTTGGTCACTCCACCATGGCCATAAAAAATAACCTTACCATCTATGAAGATGTTTTCAG GCCTGCAATACTAGCTAATGGGATGTGGGACCAGGTTCGCGTGGACCACGGGAAGGAGTTTTATTTGACGCTCTTCATTCAGGAGCTGCTGTCACCTCATCGCTACACTCAAGAGAGAAGACCTTACTTGCAAACTCCATCCACAAGG AATCACACAGTTGAACGAATCTGGCCAGAGATAAATAGCCGTGTCAACTACCCCCTGAAGAAAGCCCTTCTGCAGTTGGTGGACCAGGAATTGCTTGACATGGATGACAGTCTTGTCAAATACTGCGTGTCCTGCCTGACTGGTCAGCTGTGCCAGATTGGTGTTACAAGAGTGGTGGAGTCTTGGAATGCTCACCGTATTCCAG GAAAAGGAACACCAAACGACTTGGCTGGCAGTGGGTGTCCCAAAAAAATCCCACCGGAGCTGTTGCCTCACTCAGCTGAAGCAACAGAACTTTACAGACAGCAGCTTGGATCCACCCTAACACCACAATCTACCTTTGGAGTAGATCcatttttaaaggaacagaccacc